One Pseudomonas rhizophila DNA window includes the following coding sequences:
- the urtB gene encoding urea ABC transporter permease subunit UrtB — MEWLSEFGAIAAMQGFNGLSVFCVLLLMALGLAIIFGQMGVINMAHGEFLTIGAYTTYVCSSLTSHFAPWFQPYYFFIAIALSFLMAGAIGWLVEWAMISRLYKRPLDTLLATWGLSLVMQQTFRSVFGAREVSATPPEWLMGSFNFTESIEIPRNGLFMMALTLLLTGAIFLLLYRSRWGLQVRATVQNRLMSRAVGINTRKVDRMTFALGCGVAGVAGAAFTTIGSTGPTAGSQYIVDTFLVVVFGGAQSLFGTIASAFVIAQTQSISEFFLSGSMAKVLTLSGVILILMLRPQGLFSIKVRK; from the coding sequence ATGGAATGGCTATCGGAATTTGGTGCCATCGCGGCGATGCAGGGGTTCAACGGCTTGTCCGTGTTCTGCGTGCTGCTGTTGATGGCATTGGGGTTGGCGATCATTTTCGGCCAGATGGGGGTCATCAACATGGCCCACGGCGAGTTCCTCACGATCGGCGCCTACACCACCTATGTCTGCTCGAGCCTGACCAGTCATTTCGCCCCGTGGTTTCAACCCTATTATTTTTTTATTGCCATCGCCCTGTCGTTCCTGATGGCCGGGGCCATCGGCTGGCTGGTGGAGTGGGCGATGATCAGTCGGCTCTACAAGCGTCCACTGGATACATTGCTGGCGACCTGGGGGCTGTCCCTGGTGATGCAGCAGACCTTCCGTTCGGTGTTCGGTGCCCGTGAAGTCAGCGCGACGCCGCCGGAGTGGCTGATGGGCTCGTTCAACTTCACTGAGTCCATCGAGATCCCGCGCAACGGTCTGTTCATGATGGCCCTGACCCTGCTGCTCACCGGGGCCATTTTTCTCTTGCTCTACCGCTCACGCTGGGGCCTGCAAGTGCGGGCCACGGTGCAAAACCGACTGATGAGCCGAGCCGTGGGCATCAATACACGCAAGGTCGACCGAATGACCTTTGCCCTCGGTTGTGGTGTCGCGGGGGTGGCCGGCGCGGCCTTTACCACCATCGGCTCCACCGGTCCCACCGCGGGCTCGCAGTACATCGTCGACACCTTCCTGGTGGTGGTCTTCGGCGGCGCACAAAGCCTGTTCGGCACCATTGCGTCGGCGTTCGTCATTGCCCAGACCCAATCGATTTCGGAGTTTTTCCTCAGTGGTTCGATGGCCAAGGTGCTGACCCTGTCCGGGGTGATTCTGATCCTGATGTTGCGCCCTCAAGGGTTGTTCTCCATCAAAGTGCGCAAGTAG
- the urtA gene encoding urea ABC transporter substrate-binding protein yields the protein MEPRLIRTKGLLPRRLALGAAALSLLAASVFSQGVWADEANSTGLAVTATEVTVGQLHSATGTMAISETGSIQAERLAIEQINASGGILGRQIKVIQEDGASDWPTFAEKAKKLLVNDKVATVFGCWTSASRKAVLPIFEKENGLLYYPTFYEGLEQSKNVIYTGQEATQQILASLDWIAKTKGAKTFYLVGSDYIWPRTSMKIARKHIENVLHGTVVGEDYYPLGNTQFGSLINKVKLKKPDVVFAAVVGGSNVAFYKQLNAAGVNSAKQTLLTLSVTEDELLGIGGENMAGFYASMKYFQSLDNPNNKAFVDAFKAKYGKDSVIGDVTQAAYLGPWLWKAAVEKAGSFDIDKVVAASPGIELKTAPEGYVKVHENHHLWSKTRIGEVQPDGQFKVVYESDLIEPNPFPKGYQ from the coding sequence ATGGAACCACGATTGATCCGCACTAAAGGCCTGTTGCCGCGCCGCCTGGCTCTGGGGGCGGCGGCCCTGTCGTTATTGGCTGCCAGTGTGTTCAGCCAGGGTGTATGGGCGGACGAGGCCAACAGCACCGGCCTGGCGGTGACCGCCACTGAGGTCACGGTCGGCCAGTTGCACTCGGCTACCGGCACCATGGCGATTTCCGAGACCGGCTCGATCCAGGCCGAACGCCTGGCCATCGAGCAGATCAACGCTTCAGGCGGCATCCTCGGTCGGCAGATCAAGGTGATCCAGGAAGACGGCGCCTCCGACTGGCCGACCTTCGCCGAGAAGGCCAAGAAGCTTTTGGTCAACGACAAGGTGGCAACGGTGTTCGGTTGCTGGACCTCGGCCTCGCGCAAGGCTGTGCTGCCGATTTTCGAGAAAGAAAATGGCCTGCTCTACTACCCGACTTTCTACGAGGGGCTGGAGCAGTCGAAGAACGTGATCTACACCGGCCAGGAAGCCACCCAGCAAATCCTCGCCAGCCTCGACTGGATCGCCAAGACCAAAGGCGCCAAAACCTTCTACCTGGTGGGGTCGGACTATATCTGGCCACGCACCTCGATGAAGATTGCGCGCAAACACATTGAAAACGTGCTGCACGGCACCGTGGTCGGCGAAGACTACTACCCGCTGGGCAACACCCAGTTCGGCTCGCTGATCAACAAAGTCAAGCTGAAGAAGCCCGACGTTGTGTTCGCCGCCGTGGTAGGTGGCTCCAACGTGGCCTTCTACAAACAACTCAATGCGGCGGGCGTCAATTCGGCCAAGCAGACCTTGCTCACCCTGTCGGTGACCGAGGATGAATTGCTGGGCATCGGCGGCGAAAACATGGCCGGCTTCTACGCCTCGATGAAGTACTTCCAGAGCCTGGACAACCCCAACAACAAAGCCTTCGTCGACGCTTTCAAGGCCAAGTACGGCAAGGATTCGGTGATCGGCGACGTGACCCAGGCTGCGTATCTGGGCCCATGGCTGTGGAAGGCTGCGGTGGAGAAAGCCGGCAGCTTCGATATCGACAAAGTGGTTGCAGCCTCGCCGGGCATCGAGTTGAAAACCGCGCCTGAAGGCTACGTCAAAGTGCATGAAAACCATCACCTGTGGAGCAAGACCCGCATCGGTGAAGTGCAACCCGATGGCCAGTTCAAAGTGGTGTACGAGTCCGATCTGATCGAACCGAATCCGTTTCCTAAAGGCTATCAGTAA